TTGTACAACTTGTTCTACAGTAAATAATATCTTATTTGCAGAACAAAATATGAAATCATGTGAAATTATGAAAGAAGTTTTGAGAAAATGTTAGTATTTCAAAATGATCTTAATTATAATTTATATCGACAAAAACTACTAGGTGGTAATGTATCGGGTATTTGGAAGAATAATGTTTATTTTTTAGGGGCCAGTTCGTATCCAATCCCCAAGTACCATTATTTAACTGCACAGTTTAATAATTTTGAGAAAAATATCTTTCATGACCATATGTCAGTGAACTACCATTTAAGTGGCTATGGAACGGAATATAATGAAGCATTAGCCTCCTTCTTAGGTGAAAGTTCAGAAAGATATTCGTTTACATTATTATATAAGAATATTAAAAATCAAATTATACATGCTACCTATAATGATTTAAAGAAAAAATTCCCTAACGATCTTATTCTAGATCTTTCGTTAATAAATGTTTATTTTAAGAAAAAAGATATTACTCATTATATAGAACCTAATGATTTAATATCTTGGGTCCCAATGTATTCTTTATTGAATAGTAAATTAAAAGTATACGTGCCTTTACAAATGGTGGTGCTTTTTGATAAAAAAATATTTAATAAAGAAAAAAGATTTTTAAATAGTGCGGTTTCTACTGGAACAGCCTCACAAGAGACATTTAAAAAAAGCATACAAAATGCAATTATAGAAATTTTACAAATAGATTCTTACAATTTATGGTGGTATGGAGGATTCACTGGAACAAAATTAGATGTAAACATTAAAGAGCTGCTTCAAAAATGGTTTAACAATGAATCAGTTAATAATTTTATAAAAAAGTTTGATGTTAAATTTACTGATATTTCTTTTGATAAACCTATTCCTATTGTAGTCTGTGAAATTTCTGCAAAAGATTCTAATTTGCCCAAATATGTAGTTGGGGTACAAGGTGGTCTAAACTTAAATAAGTGTTTGTATAGAGGATTTTTAGAAGCACTAACAGTTTTAGAATACTGTTTCACTACCATTTGGAATAATACAGAAAAATTTAAAAATATAAAAAAAGATATATCTAAGCTATCTATAGATAACTTAGATGATAATGTTATTTACTACGCTAAGTATGGTATTCAAAATTTAAAGAGAGAAAGAAAATGTTGCTTAGAAAAACATAAGAAAGTTAACTCATTTAATGAGTTAATAAAAAGTATCAGTAAATTCAGTAAATTTGCTTGTTACTTAAACATTACCCCAGTAGAATTTTATAATAAGAATTTTGTTGTTTCTCGAGTATTAATTCCAGAATTATTATCCCTTCCTTTACCGTCCTTTCCACCATATTATCATCCTCGATATGCTAATATAGGAGGAATATTAAACTATGTACCGCATCCAATGGCTTAGTTTTATTATTTTTTTCTTAACATGTTTTCCTGGACTTATATTAGTTTTAATGAGAAAAGTAAATTTCTTACGTTTTACTTCGGACTTTTTTAAGTACGCTATATGTCTTGGAATATGTGACATTTCTACTCTTTTAATTATTGCACATCGCTATTTTGTAATACTGAATAGCATATTGTATGTATTAGTTCCGTTTTGTTGCTATTTTATAGAAAAATCATCGTTAACTCACAATGTTCATCTATCTATATTTAATAGTAAAAAAGCCATTATCGCAATTCTTTTCTACCCATTGTTAGAAGAATTAAATTTTAGATATAATTTATTTTTTATTTGTAATGTTATTGGATTACAAGCATGGCAATTTTGTCTATTATCAATACTTACATTTGTTTTTTCTCATATAATTTATCAAGGAATTGTATCTTTAAATAAAATTATTTTTGCTACTCTCATTACCTTAATATTCTTGTTTACTCAAAATTTATTTTTAGTAATCGGCATTCACTGTTTATTTAATTCACTTGTGTTTTTAGATAGAAGTAATCAACATCAAATATATAACTTATAATATTAAAATTATAAGAAATCCCCCCAGTTTTTTATAATCCCTACGTTATTGCCCAGCATTACCAAACTTTTGTAGTTTCCTTTCTTCTTAAAATGCTTGAGGGGACGATCGTAACTTCATTGTATTGCGGAATTGCTCATTTAGCTCATTAATTGACAATGGCTCTAAAGCTTGCCATAGTGCTTTCTGATTAATTTATCAGGGGGTAAATCTTTCTGATTAATGAGACTCAATCGCTTATTGAAATCTCTATTTG
This region of Lactobacillus intestinalis genomic DNA includes:
- a CDS encoding YcaO-like family protein; amino-acid sequence: MLVFQNDLNYNLYRQKLLGGNVSGIWKNNVYFLGASSYPIPKYHYLTAQFNNFEKNIFHDHMSVNYHLSGYGTEYNEALASFLGESSERYSFTLLYKNIKNQIIHATYNDLKKKFPNDLILDLSLINVYFKKKDITHYIEPNDLISWVPMYSLLNSKLKVYVPLQMVVLFDKKIFNKEKRFLNSAVSTGTASQETFKKSIQNAIIEILQIDSYNLWWYGGFTGTKLDVNIKELLQKWFNNESVNNFIKKFDVKFTDISFDKPIPIVVCEISAKDSNLPKYVVGVQGGLNLNKCLYRGFLEALTVLEYCFTTIWNNTEKFKNIKKDISKLSIDNLDDNVIYYAKYGIQNLKRERKCCLEKHKKVNSFNELIKSISKFSKFACYLNITPVEFYNKNFVVSRVLIPELLSLPLPSFPPYYHPRYANIGGILNYVPHPMA
- a CDS encoding CPBP family intramembrane glutamic endopeptidase, producing MRKVNFLRFTSDFFKYAICLGICDISTLLIIAHRYFVILNSILYVLVPFCCYFIEKSSLTHNVHLSIFNSKKAIIAILFYPLLEELNFRYNLFFICNVIGLQAWQFCLLSILTFVFSHIIYQGIVSLNKIIFATLITLIFLFTQNLFLVIGIHCLFNSLVFLDRSNQHQIYNL